The genome window CCGTCTGCTGCTCATGCCTCTGAATTTCGGGGCACATTACCGGTTGTTCGACCAGGTCCTGAGCGATAACCTGCGGCCTTACATCAATTTTGGCTTTGGCCCCTCCATGATCGTGACCACCCCCTACTCCCGTGAGTTTTTTAACTCTCTGGGCTACGCTCAGGCAAAATACACTGCCGGCGGTTATATCGGCTTCGGAGCCAATTTCGGCCTGGATAAAGAGAATCTGGTCGGTATTAACCTGCGCTACTATGTTGTCCGCTTCTTTGACGAAGGGGTGGAAAGTCTCTACGGCAAATTCAAAAAAGATGTCGGCGGATTTTACCTGACTATCAACATCGGCTCGCAGTATTGAGCGTGGAGCATTTCAGGGGATTCTCCAAAAAAACCTTTGCCTTTCTGGCAGGCATTGAAAAGAACAACAACAAGGACTGGTTCGATGCCAGCCGCGATATATACGATCAGGAGATAGTCGCTCCGGCAAAAGCATTCGTTACCGATATCGGGGAGTTCTTCCGGCTACTTTCTCCCGGCATCAGGACCGCTCCGAAGTTCAATGAAACTTTGATGCGCATGAATAATGATATGCGTTTCTCAAAAGGGAATCCCTACCGCCCCTATTTCCTTATCCACTTTGGGCGCTTTAAGCTTGATTCAGAGTTTTATATATTCCTGGATAAAAAGGGCATTGATATCGGGCTCTTTCTGAATAAATCCAAAGGAGAAGAATTTTACTTCAGGCAGAATATGGAAACAAAGCGGGAATTCATGACGGAGATCTTTGACCGCTGCGGCATCAGCGGAAAATTTTCTCTCATGAAACTTGACAAAATGCCTGAGATGATGCACCAGAAATTTATTCCCCGTAAACACTATGATGATCTGCTCAAACTGAAGTTCGCACTCATCGAAAAACATTATCCCCTTACCAGCCGTATCACCACCTCAGCTTCATTAGTTACCGAGGCCATTAAGATATTTTCCCGTTTATATCCTGTTTATTGTTTTTCCGTTTCCGATAAACCCGAAAAACTGATCAGCGACTTCGAAAACAAACTCGGAATACCGGAGTAAAATTAGTAGTTAGGAGTTCGTAAACAGGGAAGATATATTGACAAAAGCCGCAGCGGTGATATATCGTTTCTGTCAGTTAAGATTATATATATCTTTCCCGCGTATAGAACAAACCTCATCCCCAGCCCTTCTCCTTGGAAAGGAGAAGGGAGCCGGAACCCAAGCCGGGTAGCGGCGATATATTAATAACACGCCACATCAACGACATAACCAAACCCGCAGCGCGGGTGACCCGTTAATAGAAATTCGATCAAAATCCACGCAGTTTAACCCGCAGCGCGGGTGACCCGTTAATAGAATTTCAATCACCCCACCAATCCCAAGCCGCGTAGCGGCGGCATATTAATA of Ignavibacteriales bacterium contains these proteins:
- a CDS encoding DUF2461 family protein; amino-acid sequence: MEHFRGFSKKTFAFLAGIEKNNNKDWFDASRDIYDQEIVAPAKAFVTDIGEFFRLLSPGIRTAPKFNETLMRMNNDMRFSKGNPYRPYFLIHFGRFKLDSEFYIFLDKKGIDIGLFLNKSKGEEFYFRQNMETKREFMTEIFDRCGISGKFSLMKLDKMPEMMHQKFIPRKHYDDLLKLKFALIEKHYPLTSRITTSASLVTEAIKIFSRLYPVYCFSVSDKPEKLISDFENKLGIPE